The following coding sequences lie in one Glycine soja cultivar W05 chromosome 16, ASM419377v2, whole genome shotgun sequence genomic window:
- the LOC114390893 gene encoding uncharacterized protein LOC114390893 isoform X2, translated as MGEHEGWAQAPSGLLPNGLLPNEAASVIQVLDSERWLKAEQRTAELIACIQPNPPSEERRNAVADYVQRLIMKCFPCQVFTFGSVPLKTYLPDGDIDLTAFSKNQNLKDSWAHQVRDMLENEEKNENAEFHVKEVQYIQAEVKIIKCLVENIVVDISFNQLGGLCTLCFLEEVDNLINQNHLFKRSIILIKAWCYYESRILGAHHGLISTYALETLVLYIFHVFNNSFAGPLEVLYRFLEFFSKFDWENFCVSLWGPVPISSLPDVTAEPPRKDGGDLLLSKLFLDACSSVYAVFPGGQENQGQPFVSKHFNVIDPLRVNNNLGRSVSKGNFFRIRSAFAFGAKRLARLLDCSEDELFSEVNQFFFNTWERHGSGERPDVPSIDLRHLSLSSHDQLQRFENLRNNNHKIGSASNHESNEEEDVSQSGLSQYSNLSSEKTTRNVVSTVSHSQNQKSYGSQNNSRTFDQVRRETNSNPGPHVDKVQRNVKADNLVSDVQGRFLFARTCSSPELTDSYGDVSTQGRRTKATESSKGQTSFAKLENSRRKHVEPDVAVRMDESSARLISSHQVLENAADSNSNHDESRSGVMGEEFASVVGADGMQMMHQEEQDLLNMMASPTAQGFSGQTHVPMNIAPGHLPFHFPPSILASMGYAQRNMGNIPFIEAPWGTNMQFPQGFVPPLTPYFPGIGMTSSPQDLLETNHENFSSVEMNIAEADNNYWHEQERGSASEVEVDNGNFEMLPEDRQQSTSDSYNNSAPLSRVGSSNSNSSARVQQKFTKENRGSTREEHVDNFHYQDGRRNEVYFDDRTANSELSSAPPLSSFKSRTSSESSWDGSSAKSSKSTRERRGRKNTSSIASPVYAKGKNVSETSSNRVDDENREWTPLSTMASNISERSIWPTSSTSMHVPRNQISGFETAQTSGSDSPLPISPVLLGPGSRQRDNSGVVPFTFYPTGPPVPFVTMLPLYNFPTESSDTSTSNFNLEEGADNSDSSQNFDSSEGYEHPGVSSPSNSMTRVAIESSEHKSDILNSDFVSHWQNLQYGRFCQNSRLPPSMTYPSPGMVPPVYLQGRYPWDGPGRPISGNMNIFSQLMNYGPRLVPVAPLQSVSNRPANIYQRYVDDMPRYRSGTGTYLPNPVSARDRHSTNTRRGNYNYDRSDHHGDREGNWNTNSKLRGTGRGHNRNQNEKPNSKTERLSSSESRAERSWGSHRHDNFIPHQNGPVGSNSLQSNPSNVAYGMYPIPAMNPSGFSSNGPTMPSVVMFYPYDHNTGYGSPAEQLEFGTLGPMGFSGVNELSQANEGTQSSGAHEDQRFRGGHSQRSSPDQPSSPHVSRGP; from the exons ATGGGAGAACATGAGGGGTGGGCACAGGCACCAAGTGGGCTATTGCCAAATGGCTTGTTGCCCAATGAAGCTGCCTCTGTGATACAGGTTCTCGACTCAGAGCGGTGGTTGAAAGCTGAGCAAAGGACTGCAGAGCTGATTGCCTGCATTCAGCCTAATCCTCCCTCTGAGGAGCGCCGCAATGCGGTTGCCGACTATGTCCAACGGCTGATCATGAAATGCTTCCCTTgccag GTGTTCACCTTTGGGTCGGTACCCCTCAAAACTTATTTGCCTGATGGAGATATTGACTTAACTGCATTCAGTAAGAATCAAAATCTGAAGGATTCATGGGCACATCAAGTTCGTGACATGCTagagaatgaggagaagaaTGAGAATGCCGAGTTTCATGTCAAGGAGGTTCAGTACATCCAGGCTGAA GTGAAAATTATAAAGTGTCTTGTTGAGAATATTGTAGTAGACATTTCATTTAACCAGCTTGGAGGGTTGTGCACCCTTTGTTTTCTTGAGGAG GTTGATAATCTGATTAACCAAAATCATTTATTCAAGCGTAGCATTATCCTGATAAAAGCTTGGTGTTACTATGAGAGCCGTATACTTGGTGCCCACCATGGACTTATCTCAACTTATGCCTTAGAAACCTTggttctttacatttttcatgtTTTCAACAATTCTTTTGCCGGACCGCTAGAG GTATTGTATCGATTTTTGGAGTTTTTTAGTAAGTTTGACTGGGAAAATTTCTGTGTAAGTCTTTGGGGTCCAGTACCTATTAGTTCACTCCCAGATGTGACAG CTGAACCTCCTAGAAAAGATGGTGGAGATTTACTGCTCAGCAAGTTATTTCTCGATGCCTGTAGCTCAGTTTATGCCGTTTTCCCCGGTGGCCAAGAAAATCAGGGGCAACCCTTTGTTTCCAAGCATTTCAATGTTATTGATCCTTTGCGTGTCAACAATAACCTTGGCCGTAGTGTCAGCAAAG GTAATTTCTTTAGGATACGCAGTGCCTTTGCGTTTGGGGCAAAAAGGCTGGCTAGATTACTTGATTGCTCAGAGGATGAATTGTTTTCTGAGGTCAATCAGTTCTTTTTTAACACTTGGGAGAGACACGGAAGTGGGGAAAGGCCTGATGTTCCAAGCATCGACCTACGGCATTTGAGTTTATCCAGTCATGACCAATTACAGAGGTTTGAGAATCTCCGGAACAATAACCATAAAATTGGTAGTGCCTCCAATCATGAATCTAATGAAGAGGAAGATGTTTCACAAAGTGGTCTGTCTCAGTATAGTAATTTATCATCGGAAAAGACAACTAGAAATGTTGTTTCTACAGTTTCGCATTCTCAGAATCAAAAGAGTTATGGAAGCCAAAATAATTCAAGGACCTTTGATCAAGTCCGTAGGGAAACTAATTCTAATCCAGGTCCTCATGTCGATAAAGTTCAGAGAAATGTTAAAGCCGATAACCTAGTGAGTGATGTTCAGGGAAGGTTTCTATTTGCCAGGACATGTTCTAGCCCTGAGCTGACTGACTCATATGGTGACGTTTCAACCCAAGGAAGGCGTACAAAAGCAACAGAAAGTAGTAAAGGCCAGACTTCCTTTGCAAAGTTGGAGAATAGTCGTAGGAAGCATGTTGAACCTGATGTAGCTGTAAGAATGGATGAGTCATCTGCTAGGCTCATCTCATCTCATCAAGTTCTTGAAAATGCTGCTGATTCAAACAGTAATCATGATGAATCAAGGTCAGGTGTCATGGGTGAAGAGTTTGCTTCTGTTGTGGGTGCAGATGGAATGCAGATGATGCATCAGGAGGAGCAGGACCTTTTGAATATGATGGCATCTCCCACAGCTCAGGGTTTCAGTGGTCAGACTCATGTTCCAATGAATATTGCGCCAGGTCACCTACCATTTCACTTTCCACCTTCCATTCTTGCATCGATGGGATATGCTCAGAGAAATATGGGTAACATTCCCTTTATTGAGGCTCCTTGGGGTACAAATATGCAATTTCCTCAAGGTTTCGTCCCACCATTGACTCCATATTTCCCTGGCATAGGAATGACCTCAAGTCCTCAAGATTTACTTGAAACTAACCATGAAAATTTCAGTTCTGTTGAGATGAACATAGCAGAAGCAGATAATAATTACTGGCATGAACAGGAAAGGGGTTCTGCTAGTGAGGTTGAAGTTGATAATGGAAATTTTGAAATGCTTCCAGAGGATAGACAACAGTCTACTTCAGATAGTTATAATAACTCTGCCCCATTGTCTCGGGTAGGAAGCTCCAACAGTAACAGTTCTGCCAGAGTTCAGCAGAAGTTTACTAAAGAAAACCGAGGTTCTACAAGAGAAGAGCATGTTGACAATTTTCATTATCAAGATGGCCGAAGAAATgaggtttattttgatgatagaaCAGCAAATTCTGAGTTGTCCAGTGCACCTCCTTTGAGCTCCTTTAAGAGTAGGACCTCTTCTGAAAGCTCATGGGATGGATCATCAGCCAAATCCTCAAAATCAACTAGGGAGAGAAGGGGGAGGAAAAATACTTCCTCAATAGCATCTCCTGTTTATGCGAAGGGTAAGAATGTTTCAGAAACTTCATCTAATCGAGTAGATGATGAAAATAGAGAGTGGACTCCTTTGTCGACCATGGCATCTAACATATCAGAAAGAAGCATTTGGCCCACATCTAGTACTTCTATGCATGTTCCAAGGAATCAAATATCTGGTTTTGAAACTGCCCAGACAAGTGGATCAGATTCTCCATTACCCATATCTCCGGTGCTTTTAGGTCCTGGTTCTCGCCAAAGAGATAATTCTGGGGTTGTTCCATTTACATTTTATCCTACTGGGCCACCTGTTCCCTTTGTTACAATGCTTCCTTTATATAATTTTCCAACTGAGTCTTCTGACACTTCAACAAGCAACTTCAATTTGGAAGAAGGGGCAGATAACAGTGATTCAAGTCAGAATTTTGATTCATCTGAGGGATATGAACACCCTGGGGTGTCAAGTCCTTCCAATTCTATGACAAGGGTGGCTATTGAGTCATCAGAGCACAAGTCTGACATTCTTAATAGTGACTTTGTTAGCCACTGGCAAAATTTGCAATATGGCCGATTTTGTCAAAACTCACGTCTTCCGCCTTCAATGACGTATCCTTCACCTGGTATGGTGCCTCCTGTTTATTTGCAGGGTCGATATCCTTGGGATGGCCCTGGAAGACCTATTTCTGGTAACATGAATATTTTCAGTCAGCTTATGAACTACGGGCCACGCCTGGTTCCTGTTGCTCCTCTCCAATCGGTTTCTAATAGACCTGCCAATATTTACCAACGTTATGTAGATGATATGCCTCGATATCGAAGTGGGACTGGAACCTACTTGCCAAATCCG GTTTCTGCTCGGGATCGGCATTCCACTAATACCAGAAGGGGAAATTACAATTATGATAGAAGCGACCATCATGGTGATAGAGAAGGAAATTGGAATACAAACTCAAAATTGCGAGGAACTGGGCGTGGCCATAATCGCAACCAAAATGAGAAGCCCAACTCAAAGACAGAGCGGCTGTCTAGCAGCGAGAGCCGTGCCGAGAGATCATGGGGTTCACATAGGCATGACAATTTCATTCCTCACCAGAATGGTCCAGTTGGTTCAAATTCCTTGCAGAGTAATCCTTCCAATGTAGCTTATGGAATGTACCCTATACCGGCCATGAACCCAAGCGGGTTCTCGTCAAATGGACCAACAATGCCATCTGTTGTAATGTTTTATCCTTATGATCATAATACTGGTTATGGTTCACCAGCAGAGCAGCTTGAGTTTGGGACTTTGGGACCAATGGGGTTCTCAGGTGTCAATGAGCTGTCACAGGCAAATGAGGGAACTCAATCTAGTGGAGCACATGAAGATCAAAGGTTTCGTGGTGGTCACAGCCAACGATCTTCCCCAGATCAACCCTCCTCACCTCATGTCTCAAG GGGTCCCTGA
- the LOC114390893 gene encoding uncharacterized protein LOC114390893 isoform X1: MGEHEGWAQAPSGLLPNGLLPNEAASVIQVLDSERWLKAEQRTAELIACIQPNPPSEERRNAVADYVQRLIMKCFPCQVFTFGSVPLKTYLPDGDIDLTAFSKNQNLKDSWAHQVRDMLENEEKNENAEFHVKEVQYIQAEVKIIKCLVENIVVDISFNQLGGLCTLCFLEEVDNLINQNHLFKRSIILIKAWCYYESRILGAHHGLISTYALETLVLYIFHVFNNSFAGPLEVLYRFLEFFSKFDWENFCVSLWGPVPISSLPDVTAEPPRKDGGDLLLSKLFLDACSSVYAVFPGGQENQGQPFVSKHFNVIDPLRVNNNLGRSVSKGNFFRIRSAFAFGAKRLARLLDCSEDELFSEVNQFFFNTWERHGSGERPDVPSIDLRHLSLSSHDQLQRFENLRNNNHKIGSASNHESNEEEDVSQSGLSQYSNLSSEKTTRNVVSTVSHSQNQKSYGSQNNSRTFDQVRRETNSNPGPHVDKVQRNVKADNLVSDVQGRFLFARTCSSPELTDSYGDVSTQGRRTKATESSKGQTSFAKLENSRRKHVEPDVAVRMDESSARLISSHQVLENAADSNSNHDESRSGVMGEEFASVVGADGMQMMHQEEQDLLNMMASPTAQGFSGQTHVPMNIAPGHLPFHFPPSILASMGYAQRNMGNIPFIEAPWGTNMQFPQGFVPPLTPYFPGIGMTSSPQDLLETNHENFSSVEMNIAEADNNYWHEQERGSASEVEVDNGNFEMLPEDRQQSTSDSYNNSAPLSRVGSSNSNSSARVQQKFTKENRGSTREEHVDNFHYQDGRRNEVYFDDRTANSELSSAPPLSSFKSRTSSESSWDGSSAKSSKSTRERRGRKNTSSIASPVYAKGKNVSETSSNRVDDENREWTPLSTMASNISERSIWPTSSTSMHVPRNQISGFETAQTSGSDSPLPISPVLLGPGSRQRDNSGVVPFTFYPTGPPVPFVTMLPLYNFPTESSDTSTSNFNLEEGADNSDSSQNFDSSEGYEHPGVSSPSNSMTRVAIESSEHKSDILNSDFVSHWQNLQYGRFCQNSRLPPSMTYPSPGMVPPVYLQGRYPWDGPGRPISGNMNIFSQLMNYGPRLVPVAPLQSVSNRPANIYQRYVDDMPRYRSGTGTYLPNPKVSARDRHSTNTRRGNYNYDRSDHHGDREGNWNTNSKLRGTGRGHNRNQNEKPNSKTERLSSSESRAERSWGSHRHDNFIPHQNGPVGSNSLQSNPSNVAYGMYPIPAMNPSGFSSNGPTMPSVVMFYPYDHNTGYGSPAEQLEFGTLGPMGFSGVNELSQANEGTQSSGAHEDQRFRGGHSQRSSPDQPSSPHVSRGP, encoded by the exons ATGGGAGAACATGAGGGGTGGGCACAGGCACCAAGTGGGCTATTGCCAAATGGCTTGTTGCCCAATGAAGCTGCCTCTGTGATACAGGTTCTCGACTCAGAGCGGTGGTTGAAAGCTGAGCAAAGGACTGCAGAGCTGATTGCCTGCATTCAGCCTAATCCTCCCTCTGAGGAGCGCCGCAATGCGGTTGCCGACTATGTCCAACGGCTGATCATGAAATGCTTCCCTTgccag GTGTTCACCTTTGGGTCGGTACCCCTCAAAACTTATTTGCCTGATGGAGATATTGACTTAACTGCATTCAGTAAGAATCAAAATCTGAAGGATTCATGGGCACATCAAGTTCGTGACATGCTagagaatgaggagaagaaTGAGAATGCCGAGTTTCATGTCAAGGAGGTTCAGTACATCCAGGCTGAA GTGAAAATTATAAAGTGTCTTGTTGAGAATATTGTAGTAGACATTTCATTTAACCAGCTTGGAGGGTTGTGCACCCTTTGTTTTCTTGAGGAG GTTGATAATCTGATTAACCAAAATCATTTATTCAAGCGTAGCATTATCCTGATAAAAGCTTGGTGTTACTATGAGAGCCGTATACTTGGTGCCCACCATGGACTTATCTCAACTTATGCCTTAGAAACCTTggttctttacatttttcatgtTTTCAACAATTCTTTTGCCGGACCGCTAGAG GTATTGTATCGATTTTTGGAGTTTTTTAGTAAGTTTGACTGGGAAAATTTCTGTGTAAGTCTTTGGGGTCCAGTACCTATTAGTTCACTCCCAGATGTGACAG CTGAACCTCCTAGAAAAGATGGTGGAGATTTACTGCTCAGCAAGTTATTTCTCGATGCCTGTAGCTCAGTTTATGCCGTTTTCCCCGGTGGCCAAGAAAATCAGGGGCAACCCTTTGTTTCCAAGCATTTCAATGTTATTGATCCTTTGCGTGTCAACAATAACCTTGGCCGTAGTGTCAGCAAAG GTAATTTCTTTAGGATACGCAGTGCCTTTGCGTTTGGGGCAAAAAGGCTGGCTAGATTACTTGATTGCTCAGAGGATGAATTGTTTTCTGAGGTCAATCAGTTCTTTTTTAACACTTGGGAGAGACACGGAAGTGGGGAAAGGCCTGATGTTCCAAGCATCGACCTACGGCATTTGAGTTTATCCAGTCATGACCAATTACAGAGGTTTGAGAATCTCCGGAACAATAACCATAAAATTGGTAGTGCCTCCAATCATGAATCTAATGAAGAGGAAGATGTTTCACAAAGTGGTCTGTCTCAGTATAGTAATTTATCATCGGAAAAGACAACTAGAAATGTTGTTTCTACAGTTTCGCATTCTCAGAATCAAAAGAGTTATGGAAGCCAAAATAATTCAAGGACCTTTGATCAAGTCCGTAGGGAAACTAATTCTAATCCAGGTCCTCATGTCGATAAAGTTCAGAGAAATGTTAAAGCCGATAACCTAGTGAGTGATGTTCAGGGAAGGTTTCTATTTGCCAGGACATGTTCTAGCCCTGAGCTGACTGACTCATATGGTGACGTTTCAACCCAAGGAAGGCGTACAAAAGCAACAGAAAGTAGTAAAGGCCAGACTTCCTTTGCAAAGTTGGAGAATAGTCGTAGGAAGCATGTTGAACCTGATGTAGCTGTAAGAATGGATGAGTCATCTGCTAGGCTCATCTCATCTCATCAAGTTCTTGAAAATGCTGCTGATTCAAACAGTAATCATGATGAATCAAGGTCAGGTGTCATGGGTGAAGAGTTTGCTTCTGTTGTGGGTGCAGATGGAATGCAGATGATGCATCAGGAGGAGCAGGACCTTTTGAATATGATGGCATCTCCCACAGCTCAGGGTTTCAGTGGTCAGACTCATGTTCCAATGAATATTGCGCCAGGTCACCTACCATTTCACTTTCCACCTTCCATTCTTGCATCGATGGGATATGCTCAGAGAAATATGGGTAACATTCCCTTTATTGAGGCTCCTTGGGGTACAAATATGCAATTTCCTCAAGGTTTCGTCCCACCATTGACTCCATATTTCCCTGGCATAGGAATGACCTCAAGTCCTCAAGATTTACTTGAAACTAACCATGAAAATTTCAGTTCTGTTGAGATGAACATAGCAGAAGCAGATAATAATTACTGGCATGAACAGGAAAGGGGTTCTGCTAGTGAGGTTGAAGTTGATAATGGAAATTTTGAAATGCTTCCAGAGGATAGACAACAGTCTACTTCAGATAGTTATAATAACTCTGCCCCATTGTCTCGGGTAGGAAGCTCCAACAGTAACAGTTCTGCCAGAGTTCAGCAGAAGTTTACTAAAGAAAACCGAGGTTCTACAAGAGAAGAGCATGTTGACAATTTTCATTATCAAGATGGCCGAAGAAATgaggtttattttgatgatagaaCAGCAAATTCTGAGTTGTCCAGTGCACCTCCTTTGAGCTCCTTTAAGAGTAGGACCTCTTCTGAAAGCTCATGGGATGGATCATCAGCCAAATCCTCAAAATCAACTAGGGAGAGAAGGGGGAGGAAAAATACTTCCTCAATAGCATCTCCTGTTTATGCGAAGGGTAAGAATGTTTCAGAAACTTCATCTAATCGAGTAGATGATGAAAATAGAGAGTGGACTCCTTTGTCGACCATGGCATCTAACATATCAGAAAGAAGCATTTGGCCCACATCTAGTACTTCTATGCATGTTCCAAGGAATCAAATATCTGGTTTTGAAACTGCCCAGACAAGTGGATCAGATTCTCCATTACCCATATCTCCGGTGCTTTTAGGTCCTGGTTCTCGCCAAAGAGATAATTCTGGGGTTGTTCCATTTACATTTTATCCTACTGGGCCACCTGTTCCCTTTGTTACAATGCTTCCTTTATATAATTTTCCAACTGAGTCTTCTGACACTTCAACAAGCAACTTCAATTTGGAAGAAGGGGCAGATAACAGTGATTCAAGTCAGAATTTTGATTCATCTGAGGGATATGAACACCCTGGGGTGTCAAGTCCTTCCAATTCTATGACAAGGGTGGCTATTGAGTCATCAGAGCACAAGTCTGACATTCTTAATAGTGACTTTGTTAGCCACTGGCAAAATTTGCAATATGGCCGATTTTGTCAAAACTCACGTCTTCCGCCTTCAATGACGTATCCTTCACCTGGTATGGTGCCTCCTGTTTATTTGCAGGGTCGATATCCTTGGGATGGCCCTGGAAGACCTATTTCTGGTAACATGAATATTTTCAGTCAGCTTATGAACTACGGGCCACGCCTGGTTCCTGTTGCTCCTCTCCAATCGGTTTCTAATAGACCTGCCAATATTTACCAACGTTATGTAGATGATATGCCTCGATATCGAAGTGGGACTGGAACCTACTTGCCAAATCCG aaGGTTTCTGCTCGGGATCGGCATTCCACTAATACCAGAAGGGGAAATTACAATTATGATAGAAGCGACCATCATGGTGATAGAGAAGGAAATTGGAATACAAACTCAAAATTGCGAGGAACTGGGCGTGGCCATAATCGCAACCAAAATGAGAAGCCCAACTCAAAGACAGAGCGGCTGTCTAGCAGCGAGAGCCGTGCCGAGAGATCATGGGGTTCACATAGGCATGACAATTTCATTCCTCACCAGAATGGTCCAGTTGGTTCAAATTCCTTGCAGAGTAATCCTTCCAATGTAGCTTATGGAATGTACCCTATACCGGCCATGAACCCAAGCGGGTTCTCGTCAAATGGACCAACAATGCCATCTGTTGTAATGTTTTATCCTTATGATCATAATACTGGTTATGGTTCACCAGCAGAGCAGCTTGAGTTTGGGACTTTGGGACCAATGGGGTTCTCAGGTGTCAATGAGCTGTCACAGGCAAATGAGGGAACTCAATCTAGTGGAGCACATGAAGATCAAAGGTTTCGTGGTGGTCACAGCCAACGATCTTCCCCAGATCAACCCTCCTCACCTCATGTCTCAAG GGGTCCCTGA